The following are encoded in a window of Acipenser ruthenus chromosome 26, fAciRut3.2 maternal haplotype, whole genome shotgun sequence genomic DNA:
- the LOC117430385 gene encoding uncharacterized protein LOC117430385 — translation MTEPRVEIESLHFSVGILGISAGALLLLVNGYSHTQTGPFIPSTALGILLLIVAALLAYAGVRRSLNHAPLFVSVFLTISALWCGSGLVHILAGQGVVVGQAGLRDALVPGLVAFTLALLIIGVVGVMQREVVLSVISFAVCLACAHEIAGLYDRSFGQGAMAANYLLVCLLGAYFGTGRMLKYITKSKLQLPGTGLVKKDKLTASQAQDKNDIVITGLVMNLLSASVFACSLLGVVSTLFQGQVPWLWTAGVYQIGVCILSYRCLDTLSATFYGFTSVLKFAEGYTLLLTVWSPTEPYFPVPFPAVFSILFFVLALFITQKSLADGLYLLFYVAYCIAIAAQPQGFFQGGTQGVQAAIFIVSAIMVLVSLHNMASPWRIPTGEGLVKALVSRTSALNLREQDKDLHAPYLGYSKYADAEVLGHACSVLAAFAITATVGPSGPLGIVILPWAVVAGGALQLLSGSVAFARGKTLESTAFILYGIMWVVWGLTRYGGLYGATRGFNVAVGIICFMLFNCFVMVGTLFLSKAWFAYALTFELILISFLLDAVNALPFGYDIGVTIIFGLVSFYCFLANLFNSSFQSPQLPVGEPFIKLSGYGGGSSKCPHVPARKATSVQKIADILKNGGTCGIPTDTVYVLVAACNRPDAVEKAYKAKVHAQDRPMSLWISSIKQLEPARHLINPLLWDFMEAAWPSSISMVILRGKWLECFGLKDSAKYIGTPQSIAIRNPNCTVTTHLIDLVGPIAVTSANPTGEADTTHHNQVYAKLGDKVDGVLCDGPSPENIASTVVDCTKIETGNIGFFRVGIFPKSQVLQIFERVQRKHKGGGVDNTAFVTDIAEETTTPETAVRSKGELSSVKEEVELQEEGQDK, via the exons ATGACTGAGCCGCGGGTAGAGATTGAGTCCCTGCATTTCTCTGTTGGCATCCTTGGAATATCCGCAG GTGCCCTTTTGCTGTTGGTAAATGGCTACAGTCACACCCAGACAGGCCCATTTATTCCAAGCACTGCACTGGGAATCTTGCTGCTCATCGTTGCTGCACTTTTGGCCTATGCAG GTGTGAGACGGAGCCTGAACCATGCCCCTCTGTTTGTGTCAGTGTTTCTTACCATCTCAGCCCTGTGGTGTGGCTCAGGACTTGTTCATATCCTGGCTGGGCAGGGGGTGGTGGTGGGGCAAGCTGGGCTGCGTGATGCCCTGGTTCCAGGGCTGGTGGCATTTACCCTGGCTCTGCTGATAATAGGGGTGGTGGGGGTCATGCAGAGGGAGGTTGTCCTGTCGGTCATCTCCTTCGCAGTGTGCCTGGCATGTGCACATGAAATTGCTGGGCTGTATGATCGCTCCTTTGGACAGGGGGCCATGGCCGCCAATTACCTGCTGGTCTGCCTTTTGGGAGCATACTTTGGCACAGGGCGGATGCTCAAATACATCACCAAGAGCAAGCTCCAGCTACCAGGCACCGGCCTGGTGAAGAAAGACAAGCTAACAGCCTCGCAAGCTCAGGACAAGAACGACATTGTGATAACTGGCCTGGTGATGAACCTGCTCTCAGCCAGCGTCTTCGCCTGTTCTCTGTTAGGGGTGGTCTCCACTCTTTTCCAAGGTCAGGTTCCATGGCTGTGGACAGCTGGGGTTTACCAGATTGGGGTGTGCATCCTGTCTTACCGCTGCCTTGACACACTCTCTGCCACCTTCTACGGTTTCACTTCGGTACTGAAATTCGCTGAAGGCTACACCCTCCTTCTGACTGTCTGGAGCCCAACTGAGCCCTATTTCCCAGTCCCCTTCCCTGCTGTCTTTTCCATCCTATTCTTTGTGCTGGCCCTTTTCATTACCCAGAAGAGTCTGGCAGATGGGCTCTACCTCCTGTTCTACGTGGcctattgcattgccattgctgCCCAGCCCCAAGGCTTCTTCCAGGGAGGCACCCAGGGAGTCCAAGCCGCCATTTTCATTGTCTCTGCCATCATGGTACTTGTCTCTCTCCACAACATGGCATCACCTTGGAGGATCCCCACTGGAGAAGGGCTGGTCAAGGCTTTAGTCTCTAGGACCAGTGCCTTAAACCTACGAGAGCAAGATAAGGACTTGCACGCACCCTACTTGGGTTACTCCAAATATGCTGATGCAGAAGTGCTAGGCCATGCCTGCAGTGTGCTAGCTGCCTTTGCCATTACTGCAACTGTCGGCCCAAGTGGACCCCTGGGCATCGTGATCCTGCCCTGGGCAGTGGTAGCTGGTGGAGCCCTCCAACTGCTGTCTGGCTCGGTGGCATTCGCACGAGGCAAGACCCTAGAGAGCACGGCCTTCATCCTCTATGGCATCATGTGGGTGGTGTGGGGGCTGACCAGATATGGCGGTCTTTATGGTGCCACAAGGGGCTTCAATGTGGCCGTGGGCATCATTTGCTTCATGCTTTTCaattgctttgtgatggtggggaCCCTCTTCCTCAGCAAGGCCTGGTTTGCCTATGCTCTAACTTTCGAGCTCATCCTGATCAGCTTCCTGCTGGACGCAGTCAACGCGCTCCCCTTTGGCTACGACATCGGGGTGACCATCATCTTCGGCCTGGTCAGCTTCTACTGCTTCCTGGCCAACCTCTTCAACAGCAGCTTCCAGAGCCCCCAGCTGCCTGTCGGCGAGCCCTTCATCAAGCTGAGCGGCTACGGGGGCGGCAGTAGCAAGTGTCCCCATGTCCCTGCCAGGAAGGCTACCTCTGTTCAGAAGATTGCAG ACATCCTAAAGAACGGTGGCACCTGTGGGATCCCCACGGACACAGTCTATGTGCTGGTAGCTGCTTGCAATCGGCCGGATGCTGTAGAAAAGGCATACAA AGCGAAGGTGCATGCTCAGGACCGGCCCATGTCCTTGTGGATCTCCAGCATCAAGCAGTTAGAGCCAGCCAGACACCTCATTAACCCACTGCTCTGGGACTTCATGGAGGCAGCCTGGCCCTCCTCCATCAGCATGGTCATCCTGCGAG GGAAATGGCTTGAGTGCTTTGGTCTGAAAGACTCAGCGAAGTACATCGGCACCCCTCAGAGCATCGCCATCCGTAACCCCAACTGCACCGTCACCACGCACCTCATCGACTTG GTGGGTCCCATTGCAGTGACGTCAGCAAATCCAACAGGAGAAGCAGACACTACCCACCACAACCAGGTCTACGCTAAACTGGGAGATAAG GTGGATGGGGTTTTGTGTGATGGGCCTTCCCCGGAGAATATTGCCTCCACCGTTGTGGACTGCACCAAGATAGAAACCGGGAACATTGGCTTCTTCAGAGTGGGCATCTTCCCCAAATCCCAG GTGCTGCAAATCTTTGAGAGGGTTCAGAGAAAACACAAAGGAGGAGGAGTGGACAATACTGCCTTCGTGACTGATATCGCTGAGGAGACCACAACCCCCGAGACGGCTGTTCGCTCCAAAGGAGAGCTTAGCTCTGTGAAGGAGGAGGTCGAACTTCAAGAAGAGGGGCAAGACAAATAG
- the LOC131701748 gene encoding cis-aconitate decarboxylase-like has protein sequence MLSALKFQRTSRHFSCLRLLHKSAVEVQERPAPEETITSSFGGFIHLVHPGQLSDTVLHRSKRMILDSIGVGLLGSSSHVFELALQHCQQMYAPDYISSVFGRRHTRLSPSLAAFVNGVAVHSMDFDDTWHPATHPSGAVLPALLAIAQMLPGNAKPSGMDLLLAFNVGIEIQGRLMRFSNEAQNIPNRFHPPTVVGPLGSAAACSRLLSLDRSQCSNALAIAASLAGAPMANAATQSKPLHIGNAARLGLEAALLASRGLEASTLILDSTPGCAGFSAFYNDYLPQALPSPVEQDPRFLLEDQDIAFKRFPAHLGMHWVADAACAARELLVNTVGGFHPSMIQNILLRIPFSKYINRPFPESEHQARHSFQFNACTALLDGEVSVQSFSPAFLDRPELLSLLSRVQVEHPQDNPANFNKMYAEVLVTLTTGDVLKGRCDTFYGHWRKPLSRDSLLKKFRANAGAVLPGERVEAIIDAVENIEDMQDCSHLTMHLE, from the exons ATGCTCTCAGCACTCAAG tttcagaGAACCTCAAGGCACTTTTCCTGCCTGCGACTTCTACATAAATCTGCAGTTGaag TGCAAGAAAGGCCTGCCCCAGAGGAGACAATCACCAGCAGTTTTGGAGGGTTCATCCACTTGGTGCACCCGGGCCAGCTGTCAGACACTGTGCTGCACCGCAGTAAGAGGATGATCCTGGACAGCATCGGGGTGGGGCTGCTGGgaagcagctcccatgtcttcGAGCTGGCTCTGCAGCACTGCCAG CAAATGTATGCTCCAGATTACATCAGTTCAGTCTTTGGTCGAAGGCACACAAGACTCTCTCCAAGTCTGGCAGCCTTTGTCAATGGAGTAGCG GTCCATTCAATGGATTTCGATGATACCTGGCATCCAGCCACCCACCCCTCAGGGGCAGTCCTTCCTGCCCTGCTCGCTATTGCTCAGATGTTACCTGGCAACGCCAAGCCCAGTGGGATGGACCTCCTGCTAGCCTTCAACGTGGGCATTGAGATTCAGGGTCGGCTCATGAGGTTCTCCAACGAAGCCCAAAACATCCCCAACAG GTTCCATCCCCCGACTGTAGTGGGCCCTCTGGGTAGTGCTGCTGCCTGCTCCCGTCTGCTCTCCCTGGATCGCTCGCAGTGCTCAAACGCCTTGGCGATTGCTGCCTCGCTGGCAGGGGCTCCCATGGCCAACGCTGCCACTCAATCCAAGCCTCTTCATATTGGGAACGCAGCCCGACTTGGTCTGGAGGCGGCACTGCTGGCATCCCGGGGCCTGGAGGCCAGCACACTGATCCTGGACTCGACCCCAGGCTGCGCTGGCTTTAGTGCCTTCTACAACGACTACCTGCCTCAGGCACTGCCCTCCCCGGTGGAACAGGATCCCCGCTTCCTGCTGGAGGACCAGGACATAGCCTTCAAGCGCTTCCCTGCACACCTGGGGATGCACTGGGTGGCAGACGCAGCGTGCGCAGCACGGGAGCTTTTGGTCAACACCGTAGGGGGGTTCCACCCCTCTATGATCCAGAACATCCTACTGAGAATCCCCTTCTCCAAATATATCAACCGGCCCTTCCCTGAATCTGAGCACCAGGCCCGACACTCCTTCCAGTTCAATGCCTGCACTGCTCTGCTGGACGGCGAGGTCAGTGTACAATCCTTCAGCCCAGCCTTCCTGGACCGTCCTGAGCTGCTCAGCCTCCTGAGCAGAGTACAGGTCGAGCACCCCCAGGACAACCCTGCCAATTTCAATAAGATGTACGCAGAGGTGCTGGTGACCCTCACAACGGGCGATGTCTTGAAGGGTCGTTGCGACACCTTTTATGGACACTGGAGGAAGCCACTGAGTCGTGACAGTCTGCTGAAAAAGTTCCGGGCCAACGCTGGGGCAGTCCTGccaggagagagagtggaggccaTCATTGATGCAGTGGAGAACATAGAAGACATGCAGGACTGCTCCCACCTCACCATGCACCTGGAGTGA
- the LOC117430167 gene encoding uncharacterized protein LOC117430167 — MASADGFAAMFYGEPGVLGLLANGISAFLVLLQNFNGAQTGVPSQGVEHILAGVQLILIGGVTQLLAGLLSFRKYDHLSGTSFIAFAALWGSYGSTRIVLGAFPPSINSTNTTDQLYPANSTFRNTELATPPIGQSAIAGLIAYISISFILSFCSATVNYIMPFVFGAITLTLIFEAVGLVGGWALVVSGVLELVILMCGLYGATALLLKGVTQRYILKGFGTPLFDVLLLGTANNSNSKKIGEEKKKNTQYAEPMALGYLCDTISPFIFAFFCFGYLPSFFVGTIWVTINAFSQLFSSYYAYLRKDVYHTTKFCLHSTYWLVKSWEEFVLSVLIDREGAVSGRERMVGDWFFLATAIVLCLMSLNMDVLEVAHNLLFLLLTVSTISQIPLGGYYIFFGVICSLFTALSLYGTFARLINSIGEKTLIPVGVQPLSTEKLQDFLGLIKRCWVKPQDLPRSTVTQLPDALFYVTNGIAALSAIHSQDVHPTFLHLTIPWVLIPGAIIQVYVSRLGIQKGRRFGPIIPSCYAGIWATWTWYRFAGVLLGISTDFAGGFTAGAVAFLVLNGFLMLIGAYVNVVLLLLTLVMEVIVVCFLLSTLGRLPYQLEIAMLAIFSLICLYGTLASLANSIFTKELLPLGPPLLKATQEKADKTPPPPPCSIATSRKTSGLLSISKLLDAGGVCGVPTDTVYALAASCKHPQAIEKIYNIKDRPQEKPICICISNLEQLSTAKPPFSPLLWEFMRNVYPGGISCIVKKGEWLNRLGVGPAYDRVGTKESIMIRVPDHTVTAHLCNMTGPLAITSANPSGEPDSTHHDMVITRLGHKISGVLCDGESNEAVGSTVVNCLKIDEGTITIIREGCFPAAQVRHIFEKVKNSME; from the exons ATGGCGAGTGCAGATGGATTTGCGGCCATGTTCTATGGAGAGCCGGGGGTCCTGGGTCTCCTGGCCAATGGAATCAGTGCTTTCCTCGTTCTTCTGCAGAACTTCAACGGAGCACAGACTGGTGTACCATCCCAGGGAGTGGAGCACATTCTGGCTG GTGTTCAACTGATTCTGATTGGGGGGGTAACTCAGCTGTTGGCTGGGCTCCTATCCTTCCGGAAGTACGATCACTTAAGTGGGACATCCTTCATCGCATTTGCTGCTCTCTGGGGCAGCTATGGGTCAACCCGTATAGTCCTGGGTGCCTTTCCACCCTCCATTAACAGCACCAACACCACTGACCAGCTATATCCAGCCAACAGCACTTTTCGAAATACAGAATTGGCTACTCCACCAATCGGTCAGTCTGCTATAGCAGGGCTAATCGCTTACATTTCCATCTCATTTATCCTGTCCTTCTGCTCTGCCACTGTAAACTACATCATGCCTTTTGTCTTTGGGGCCATCACCTTGACGCTGATCTTTGAGGCAGTGGGGCTTGTCGGGGGGTGGGCTCTAGTGGTCTCCGGGGTCCTGGAGCTGGTGATCCTCATGTGTGGGCTTTATGGAGCGACAGCCTTGCTCCTGAAAGGTGTCACGCAACGTTACATCCTCAAGGGCTTTGGGACCCCCCTTTTTGACGTGCTGCTCCTGGGGACGGCCAACAACAGCAACTCCAAAAAAATAGGGgaagaaaagaagaagaacaCCCAATATGCTGAACCCATGGCACTGGGCTACCTGTGCGACACAATCTCCCCTTTCATCTTTGCCTTCTTCTGCTTTGGCTACCTACCTTCCTTCTTTGTGGGCACTATTTGGGTCACTATCAATGCTTTCTCCCAGCTTTTCTCCAGTTACTATGCCTACCTCCGAAAAGACGTCTACCACACAACCAAGTTTTGTCTGCACAGCACCTACTGGCTGGTGAAGTCATGGGAGGAGTTTGTGCTGTCAGTTCTCATCGACAGAGAGGGAGCGGTCAGCGGGCGAGAAAGGATGGTTGGTGACTGGTTCTTCCTAGCGACCGCCATTGTTCTTTGCTTGATGTCACTCAACATGGATGTGCTAGAGGTGGCCCATAACTTGCTATTCCTCCTGCTCACGGTATCCACAATCTCCCAGATCCCACTGGGGGGCTACTACATCTTCTTTGGGGTGATCTGCAGCTTGTTCACAGCCCTGTCTCTCTACGGTACCTTTGCCCGACTCATCAATTCCATAGGGGAGAAGACCTTGATCCCTGTTGGGGTGCAGCCACTATCCACAGAGAAGCTCCAGGATTTCCTGGGACTCATCAAACGGTGCTGGGTGAAACCCCAAGACCTCCCTCGCAGCACCGTTACACAGCTACCTGATGCCCTTTTCTATGTGACCAATGGCATAGCTGCCCTCTCTGCCATCCACAGCCAGGACGTGCACCCCACCTTCCTCCATCTCACCATCCCCTGGGTACTGATCCCTGGAGCAATCATCCAGGTTTACGTGAGCCGACTGGGCATCCAGAAGGGAAGGCGCTTTGGGCCCATTATCCCATCCTGCTATGCTGGCATCTGGGCTACCTGGACCTGGTATCGGTTTGCAG GTGTGTTACTTGGCATTTCTACTGATTTTGCTGGTGGATTCACAGCTGGGGCTGTAGCTTTCTTGGTACTTAATGGCTTCCTAATGCTTATAG GTGCCTATGTAAATgttgtgctgctgttgctgacTCTTGTCATGGAGGTGATTGTGGTGTGTTTCCTGCTCTCCACACTGGGCAGACTGCCTTACCAACTGGAAA TTGCGATGCTGGCCATCTTCTCTTTGATCTGTTTGTATGGTACTCTGGCCTCCCTTGCAAATTCCATCTTCACAAAGGAGCTGCTGCCTCTCGGGCCCCCATTGCTGAAG GCTACACAGGAAAAAGCTGACAaaactccccctcctcctccttgttcCATCGCCACCTCAAGAAAGACCAGTGGGCTGCTGAGCATCTCAAAACTCCTGGATGCTGGTGGGGTCTGTGGTGTTCCCACTGATACTGTGTACGCATTGGCAGCATCCTGCAAACACCCACAGGCTATAGAGAAGATCTACAATATCAAG GATCGCCCACAGGAGAAGCCCATCTGTATCTGCATCTCCAACTTGGAGCAGCTGTCAACTGCCAAGCCCCCCTTCAGCCCCCTGCTCTGGGAGTTCATGAGGAACGTCTACCCAGGAGGCATCAGCTGCATTGTCAAGAAGGGCGAGTGGCTCAATAGGCTAG GAGTCGGGCCAGCCTATGACAGAGTGGGGACTAAAGAAAGCATCATGATCCGAGTCCCTGACCACACAGTGACCGCCCATCTGTGCAATATGACTGGACCACTGGCCATCACTTCAGCCAATCCAAGTGGAGAGCCTGATAGCACACACCATGACATGGTGATAAC GCGTCTCGGGCACAAAATCAGTGGGGTTCTGTGTGACGGAGAATCAAATGAAGCAGTCGGTTCCACTGTGGTCAACTGTTTGAAGATAGATGAAG gtacaATCACTATTATACGAGAAGGCTGTTTTCCTGCTGCCCAAGTTagacacatttttgaaaaagtcaaaaaTTCCATGGAGTAA